CGGCTACCCATTCCCTCAGATCCTGAAGGGAGTCGGCGCCAACGCAAAGCTTGATCAAATGAAGAGCCATAGAATGCTAAAAGACCCTCTTGCCGTTCGGGTCAAGAGGGTCCTTCACAGTCCAATCCTAAATTCCTGTGATCAACATTCGACGACATTGACGGCGAGGCCGCCTGTCGAGGTTTCCTTGTACTTCTCGCTCATATCGTGTCCGGTCTGACGCATCGTTTCGATGGCTGCATCGAGCGGGACAAAGTGCGAGCCGTCGCCCTTGATGGCGAGCGACGCTGCCGTCACGGCTTTCACGGCCCCGAGGGCATTGCGCTCGATGCAGGGAACCTGCACCAAGCCGGCCACTGGGTCACACGTCATCCCCAGATGATGCTCGAGCGCAATTTCGGCGGCATTCTCGATCTGCTCTGGCGTTCCGTCCATCACCGCTGCAAGACCCGCTGCCGCCATGGCCGCGGCTGAGCCAACTTCGCCCTGACAGCCGACTTCAGCTCCCGAAATCGACGCGTTGTGCTTGATGATGCCGCCCACGGCTGCTGCGGTCAGCAGGAAGGTTCGCACATCCTTGATCGTTGCATCGTCATGGAAATGCAAAAAGTAGCGGATGCTGGCCGGGATGACACCGGCTGCGCCATTGGTCGGAGCGGTGACCACACGCCCGCCACCGGCATTTTCCTCGTTGACCGCCATGGCATAGACGCTCAGCCAATCGTTCGCGAGAACCGGGTTCAACCGGTTGCTGCGAGCGTCATTCGTCAGCTTTTCAAAAATGGACTTGGCGCGACGGCGGACCTTAAGCCCGCCTGGCATGATGCCTTCTACCTTGAGGCCCCTATCGATACAGCCGCTCATGGCAGACCAGATTTCATCCAGTCCGCGATCCAGTTCCTCTTCGCTTATGCGCGTCAATTCATTGGCACGCTTCATATCAGCAATGCTGAGGCCGGACGCCCGCGCCATTTCCAGCATCTGTTTCGCCGTGGAGAAGGGATAGGGAACCTTGGCTGCTGGTGCATTTTTTTGCCCGCGCATCGCCTCGAGTTCCGTATCGGTCACGACGAACCCGCCACCAATAGAATAATAGATCCGCTTCAGGAGAAGACGACCGTCCTTGTCGAAGGCCGAAAAGCTCATCCCGTTCGCATGACCGGGCAAAGGCTGCTTCTTGTCGAAGATCAGATCCGTCGCCGGCTGGAAATCATAGCCGGGATGGCCCGGCGGCGTAATCCTGCCACTGCGCTCGACCTGCTCGATGACATCGTCCATCCGGTCCGGATCGACAGTGTTGGGCGCTTCACCCATCAGGCCCAGGATCACCGCCCTGCCCGTTCCGT
The window above is part of the Rhizobium rhizoryzae genome. Proteins encoded here:
- a CDS encoding L-serine ammonia-lyase, with product MFLSVFDVFKIGVGPSSSHTMGPMSAANRFLDLIVSNEWPRPAGAQVSAIKASLHGSLAFTGIGHGTGRAVILGLMGEAPNTVDPDRMDDVIEQVERSGRITPPGHPGYDFQPATDLIFDKKQPLPGHANGMSFSAFDKDGRLLLKRIYYSIGGGFVVTDTELEAMRGQKNAPAAKVPYPFSTAKQMLEMARASGLSIADMKRANELTRISEEELDRGLDEIWSAMSGCIDRGLKVEGIMPGGLKVRRRAKSIFEKLTNDARSNRLNPVLANDWLSVYAMAVNEENAGGGRVVTAPTNGAAGVIPASIRYFLHFHDDATIKDVRTFLLTAAAVGGIIKHNASISGAEVGCQGEVGSAAAMAAAGLAAVMDGTPEQIENAAEIALEHHLGMTCDPVAGLVQVPCIERNALGAVKAVTAASLAIKGDGSHFVPLDAAIETMRQTGHDMSEKYKETSTGGLAVNVVEC